The following coding sequences are from one Paenibacillus sp. FSL R5-0912 window:
- a CDS encoding protoglobin domain-containing protein, whose product MDIKSFAPATTEMFHTPDGHDDLNKQMRMIDLTEEDLRLLRLMKPVVEQRIDDITNQFYNTVLGVNKLEAIILEHSSIDRLKKTLREHIIEIFDGNVNEEYIAKRLKIANIHKRIGLEPKWYLSAFQNLQNVFITAIYNETHTDAERIKLVQTVTKSLNLEQQLVLEEYEKENIREKEEQYLLVKNELKHKIAEFSGELIDLSIDTNAAVEQLVTSSNEVDNTFQRTAASALESQGKAREGHGQLINLTGQINLIYAK is encoded by the coding sequence ATGGACATCAAAAGCTTTGCACCCGCTACCACAGAGATGTTTCATACCCCTGACGGGCATGATGATTTGAACAAGCAAATGCGAATGATCGATTTAACTGAGGAAGATTTAAGACTCCTGCGCCTGATGAAACCTGTTGTAGAACAGAGAATCGACGATATCACAAATCAATTCTATAATACGGTTCTTGGAGTCAACAAACTGGAAGCAATTATTCTGGAACACAGCAGTATTGATCGCCTTAAAAAGACTTTGCGTGAGCATATCATCGAGATTTTTGATGGTAATGTTAACGAGGAGTACATAGCCAAGCGGCTAAAAATTGCAAATATTCATAAGAGGATTGGCCTGGAGCCTAAATGGTATCTCTCCGCTTTTCAGAATCTGCAGAATGTGTTCATTACGGCTATTTATAATGAGACACATACAGATGCCGAGAGGATCAAACTGGTCCAGACCGTAACCAAATCGCTTAATCTGGAACAGCAACTGGTCCTTGAGGAATATGAGAAGGAGAACATTAGGGAAAAGGAAGAACAGTATCTGCTGGTTAAGAACGAATTGAAACATAAGATAGCTGAATTCAGCGGAGAGCTGATTGATCTTAGCATAGATACCAACGCCGCTGTGGAGCAGCTGGTGACGAGCAGCAATGAAGTCGACAATACATTCCAGCGAACTGCCGCCTCCGCTCTGGAGTCACAGGGGAAGGCCAGGGAGGGACATGGACAGCTGATCAACCTTACAGGTCAGATTAATCTTATATATGCGAAATGA
- a CDS encoding Crp/Fnr family transcriptional regulator, whose translation MVESITETHNYKKGSQVCREGEPSEALFVVKSGLIKLTQNSKDGKQHIVRFLFPGDYFGQFALLHNKNNDVTAEVIESGEVCRMHRKDFIPLLEQNAGLAFSFLMSVSEQLHQAEEAAGALHMFEVEKRLARLLVYLYTRNLAESAVTVQSLGHSVDLPSAQKEVAAMIGTTAETLSRKLNKLEALKIIAMHKRTVNILELEALIQIAEIRD comes from the coding sequence ATGGTCGAATCGATTACAGAGACCCATAACTATAAAAAAGGAAGTCAAGTGTGCAGAGAAGGGGAGCCGTCTGAAGCATTGTTTGTAGTAAAAAGCGGTCTCATCAAGCTGACTCAGAACAGTAAGGATGGAAAGCAGCATATTGTCCGTTTTCTTTTCCCGGGTGATTATTTCGGCCAGTTTGCCTTACTCCATAATAAAAATAATGATGTAACGGCAGAGGTGATTGAGAGCGGAGAGGTATGCCGGATGCACCGTAAAGACTTTATTCCCTTGCTGGAGCAGAATGCAGGTCTTGCCTTTAGCTTCCTTATGTCTGTTAGCGAGCAGCTGCATCAGGCCGAGGAGGCTGCTGGGGCATTGCACATGTTTGAGGTTGAGAAGAGACTGGCCAGGCTGTTGGTATACCTGTATACAAGGAATCTTGCCGAATCGGCAGTGACTGTACAATCCTTAGGACACTCCGTAGATTTGCCGTCAGCCCAAAAAGAAGTAGCAGCCATGATTGGAACTACGGCAGAAACTCTAAGCCGCAAACTGAATAAACTGGAAGCATTGAAGATTATCGCTATGCATAAAAGAACCGTAAATATTCTTGAGCTGGAAGCTCTTATTCAGATTGCAGAAATCAGAGATTGA
- a CDS encoding V4R domain-containing protein, whose product MLQYSFEDMRQIDRSTLGNTVPLELFRTIRLIGLNQGLPLGGKGTTLTIGRKIGESLPVNSVDDLLQMFEELKIGIPRIVHSDNRKINIAVEDCFCKGLPTLEEEKMVCDLEGAILEGALGKILGRKVSVKEIKCNVTGHEHCEYEVKL is encoded by the coding sequence TTGCTGCAGTATTCATTTGAAGATATGCGTCAGATTGATAGGAGTACCCTTGGTAATACGGTGCCCCTTGAGTTGTTCCGTACCATACGTCTGATTGGACTGAACCAGGGACTTCCCCTTGGAGGAAAAGGGACTACGCTTACCATTGGCAGAAAGATTGGTGAAAGCCTGCCTGTAAACTCTGTTGATGATCTTCTACAGATGTTTGAAGAGCTCAAAATCGGTATTCCGCGGATTGTTCATTCTGATAACCGTAAGATCAATATTGCTGTAGAGGATTGCTTTTGCAAAGGACTGCCAACTCTCGAAGAAGAGAAAATGGTATGTGACTTAGAGGGAGCGATTCTTGAAGGGGCACTCGGCAAGATTCTCGGCCGTAAGGTCTCTGTTAAAGAGATCAAATGCAACGTTACCGGTCATGAGCACTGTGAATACGAAGTTAAGCTTTAA
- a CDS encoding cupin domain-containing protein, producing MEKKSLADVLQYQEERFTKKILFQQGESVVFVLNFMPGQKLPVHKHPGADVYILALKGNGTIHVNEAVQPLIEGETIYIAGDESFAYTNDSSSPSSLHVILSKLPSPAYAKEI from the coding sequence ATGGAAAAGAAAAGTTTAGCTGACGTGCTGCAGTATCAGGAGGAACGTTTTACAAAGAAAATCCTCTTCCAGCAAGGTGAAAGTGTTGTATTCGTGCTTAATTTCATGCCGGGTCAAAAATTGCCTGTTCATAAGCATCCTGGAGCGGATGTATATATCCTTGCTTTAAAAGGAAATGGAACCATTCATGTAAATGAAGCCGTGCAGCCCCTTATTGAAGGAGAGACTATCTATATCGCCGGAGATGAATCTTTTGCCTACACTAATGACAGCTCTTCCCCTTCCAGTCTGCATGTCATTCTGTCCAAGCTGCCGAGTCCGGCCTATGCCAAAGAAATCTAG
- the tuf gene encoding elongation factor Tu, with protein sequence MAKAKFERNKPHVNIGTIGHVDHGKTTLTAAITTVLSKKYGGAAVAFDQIDKAPEERERGITISTAHVEYETPNRHYAHVDCPGHADYVKNMITGAAQMDGAILVVSAADGPMPQTREHILLSRQVGVPYIVVFLNKCDMVEDEELLELVEMEVRDLLSEYDFPGDDTPIIRGSAREALQNPEGEYAQKIVEMFETIDTYIPLPERQTDKPFLMPVEDVFSITGRGTVATGRVERGTVKVGEEIEIVGIHEEKKKSVVTGVEMFRKLLDSAQAGDNIGALLRGVDRNMIERGQVLAKPNSVNPHTEFTAQIYVLTKEEGGRHKPFFTGYRPQFYFRTTDVTGIINLPEGTEMVMPGDNITVTVSLISPIAIEEGTKFSIREGGRTVGAGSVASIQK encoded by the coding sequence ATGGCAAAGGCAAAGTTTGAACGTAACAAACCGCACGTTAACATTGGTACTATTGGTCACGTCGACCATGGTAAAACAACTCTGACTGCTGCAATCACTACTGTATTGTCCAAGAAATACGGTGGCGCTGCTGTAGCATTCGACCAAATCGATAAGGCTCCTGAAGAACGCGAACGTGGTATCACTATCTCCACTGCTCACGTTGAATATGAAACTCCTAATCGTCACTACGCTCACGTAGACTGCCCTGGACACGCCGACTATGTTAAAAACATGATCACTGGCGCAGCGCAAATGGACGGAGCTATCCTGGTTGTATCCGCAGCTGATGGCCCTATGCCACAGACTCGTGAACACATCCTGCTGTCCCGTCAAGTAGGCGTTCCTTACATCGTTGTATTCTTGAACAAATGCGACATGGTTGAAGACGAAGAGTTGCTTGAACTGGTTGAAATGGAAGTTCGCGACCTGCTGAGCGAATATGACTTCCCAGGCGATGATACTCCAATCATCCGTGGATCTGCTCGTGAAGCTCTGCAGAACCCTGAAGGCGAATATGCACAGAAGATCGTTGAAATGTTCGAAACGATCGACACGTACATCCCGCTTCCAGAACGTCAGACTGACAAACCATTCTTGATGCCTGTCGAAGATGTATTCTCCATCACTGGCCGCGGTACTGTGGCAACTGGTCGTGTAGAACGCGGAACAGTTAAAGTCGGAGAAGAAATCGAAATCGTTGGTATTCACGAAGAAAAGAAAAAATCCGTTGTTACAGGCGTTGAAATGTTCCGTAAATTGCTCGATTCCGCACAAGCGGGCGACAACATCGGCGCATTGCTGCGTGGTGTAGACCGTAACATGATCGAGCGCGGCCAAGTATTGGCTAAGCCGAACTCCGTTAACCCACACACAGAGTTCACTGCTCAGATCTACGTTCTGACTAAAGAAGAAGGCGGACGTCACAAACCATTCTTCACTGGTTACCGTCCACAGTTCTACTTCCGTACAACTGACGTAACTGGCATCATCAACCTGCCAGAAGGTACTGAAATGGTTATGCCTGGTGACAACATCACTGTAACTGTTTCCCTGATCTCCCCAATCGCTATTGAAGAAGGTACTAAATTCTCCATTCGCGAAGGCGGACGTACAGTTGGTGCCGGTTCCGTAGCTTCCATCCAGAAATAA
- the fusA gene encoding elongation factor G: MSREFSLKNTRNIGIMAHIDAGKTTTTERILFYTGRTHKIGEVHEGAATMDWMEQEQERGITITSAATTAAWKGHRINIIDTPGHVDFTVEVERSLRVLDGAVGVFSAKEGVEPQSETVWRQADRYGVPRIAYVNKMDIIGADFLNVIDSMRDRLQANAIAIQLPIGAENDFIGIIDLVEQKAHMFKDDLGQNIEVTDIPAEYLGQVEGLRLELIEKVAELDEDLTMKYLEGEEITVDEIKAALRKGVCDVKIFPVIVGSSYRNKGVQLMMDAVVDYLPSPLDVPAIQGHLDDGTEAVRHSSDEEPFAALAFKIMTDPYVGKLTFFRVYSGVLESGSYVVNATKNKRERIGRILQMHANSRQEISIVYSGDIAAAVGLKDTSTGDTLCDEKHPVILESMNFPDPVIEIAVEPKTKADQDKLGVALGKLTEEDPTLRAHTDEETGQTILAGMGELHLDIIIDRMRREFKVETNVGKPQVAYRETFKAPARVEGKFVRQSGGRGQYGHVWVEFEPLEPGTGSKFESKVVGGSVPREYIAPALAGIEEQMKNGVIAGFPLVDVKATIVDGSYHDVDSNEMAFKIAGSMALKAAKDKCKPVLLEPIMKVEVTVPEEYMGDVMGMLNSRRGRIEGMDSRGGAQIIRAKVPLSEMFGYSTTLRSGTQGRGVFSMELSHYEEVPKSIAEEIVAKNKGGE; encoded by the coding sequence ATGTCAAGAGAGTTCTCCTTAAAAAATACACGTAATATCGGGATCATGGCACATATTGATGCTGGTAAAACTACCACTACTGAGCGGATTCTTTTCTACACAGGCCGTACGCACAAAATCGGTGAAGTTCACGAGGGCGCTGCTACAATGGACTGGATGGAACAAGAGCAGGAGCGCGGAATTACGATTACTTCCGCTGCTACGACCGCTGCATGGAAGGGCCACCGCATCAATATTATTGATACCCCTGGGCACGTTGACTTCACTGTTGAAGTTGAACGTTCCCTTCGTGTATTGGATGGGGCAGTTGGTGTATTTAGTGCGAAAGAGGGCGTAGAGCCTCAGTCCGAAACCGTATGGAGACAGGCTGACCGTTACGGCGTTCCCCGTATCGCTTATGTGAACAAAATGGATATCATCGGTGCAGACTTCCTGAACGTTATCGACAGCATGCGTGACCGCCTGCAAGCCAACGCAATTGCAATTCAATTGCCAATTGGTGCCGAAAACGACTTCATTGGTATCATTGACCTTGTTGAGCAAAAAGCTCACATGTTCAAGGATGACCTGGGACAAAACATCGAAGTTACTGATATTCCTGCTGAATACTTGGGACAAGTTGAGGGACTGCGTCTCGAGTTGATCGAGAAGGTTGCAGAACTTGACGAAGATCTGACTATGAAGTATCTGGAAGGCGAAGAAATCACAGTGGATGAGATTAAGGCAGCATTGCGCAAAGGCGTATGTGATGTTAAAATCTTCCCTGTAATTGTCGGATCCTCCTACCGTAATAAAGGTGTTCAGCTCATGATGGATGCTGTTGTTGATTACTTGCCATCCCCACTGGATGTACCTGCTATTCAAGGTCATCTGGATGACGGTACAGAAGCGGTTCGTCACTCTTCGGACGAAGAACCATTCGCAGCACTGGCATTTAAAATCATGACAGACCCTTATGTAGGTAAACTTACGTTCTTCCGCGTATACTCCGGTGTACTGGAATCCGGTTCTTATGTAGTTAACGCTACAAAGAACAAACGTGAGCGTATCGGCCGTATCCTGCAAATGCATGCGAACAGCCGCCAAGAAATCTCCATTGTGTATTCCGGTGATATCGCGGCAGCCGTTGGTCTGAAGGACACAAGTACCGGCGATACCCTTTGCGATGAGAAACATCCGGTTATCCTGGAGTCCATGAACTTCCCTGATCCGGTTATCGAAATCGCAGTTGAACCAAAAACCAAAGCTGACCAAGATAAGCTCGGCGTAGCTCTCGGAAAGTTGACTGAAGAGGATCCTACTCTTCGTGCTCACACTGATGAAGAAACTGGCCAAACGATCCTGGCAGGTATGGGTGAGCTTCACCTGGATATTATCATCGACCGTATGCGCCGCGAATTCAAGGTAGAAACCAACGTGGGTAAACCACAGGTTGCTTACCGTGAAACATTCAAAGCACCAGCACGTGTTGAAGGTAAATTCGTTCGCCAATCCGGCGGTCGCGGTCAGTATGGTCACGTATGGGTTGAATTTGAACCTCTCGAGCCTGGTACTGGCAGCAAGTTCGAAAGTAAAGTTGTCGGTGGTTCTGTTCCTAGAGAATACATCGCTCCTGCACTTGCCGGTATTGAAGAGCAAATGAAAAACGGCGTTATTGCAGGCTTCCCGCTTGTTGACGTTAAGGCTACCATCGTAGATGGTTCCTATCATGATGTTGACTCCAACGAAATGGCGTTCAAAATCGCCGGCTCGATGGCACTCAAAGCAGCTAAAGACAAGTGTAAACCTGTCCTGCTCGAGCCAATCATGAAAGTGGAAGTAACTGTTCCTGAGGAATACATGGGCGATGTAATGGGTATGTTGAACTCCAGACGCGGACGGATCGAAGGTATGGATTCCCGTGGCGGTGCGCAAATTATCCGTGCAAAGGTACCTCTTTCCGAAATGTTCGGATACTCCACAACACTTCGTTCCGGTACTCAAGGACGCGGCGTATTCTCAATGGAACTTTCTCACTATGAAGAAGTACCTAAATCCATTGCTGAAGAAATCGTAGCCAAGAACAAAGGCGGAGAATAA
- the rpsG gene encoding 30S ribosomal protein S7 produces the protein MPRKGPVTKRDVLPDPLYNSKLVTRLINRIMLGGKRGVAQSILYNSFKLIQERTGKEPMEVFEAAIKNIMPVLEVKARRVGGANYQVPIEVKPERRTALGLRWLVNYSRNRGEKTMEERLAAEIIDASNNTGASVKKREDTHKMAEANKAFAHYRW, from the coding sequence ATGCCACGCAAAGGTCCAGTTACTAAGAGAGATGTATTGCCAGATCCATTGTATAATAGCAAGTTGGTTACTCGTTTGATCAACCGTATTATGCTGGGTGGTAAAAGAGGTGTCGCTCAAAGCATTTTGTACAATTCGTTCAAGTTGATTCAGGAACGTACAGGTAAAGAACCGATGGAAGTTTTCGAAGCTGCCATCAAGAACATCATGCCTGTATTGGAAGTTAAAGCTCGTCGTGTCGGCGGTGCTAACTACCAGGTGCCTATCGAGGTTAAACCTGAAAGACGTACTGCTTTGGGATTACGTTGGCTTGTAAACTACTCACGCAACCGCGGTGAGAAGACTATGGAAGAGCGTTTGGCGGCTGAGATTATCGATGCTTCCAACAACACAGGCGCTTCCGTTAAGAAACGTGAAGACACGCACAAAATGGCTGAAGCGAACAAAGCGTTTGCTCACTACCGCTGGTAG
- the rpsL gene encoding 30S ribosomal protein S12: MPTINQLVRKGRQAKIEKSKSPALQKGFNALKREATNLSAPQKRGVCTRVGTMTPRKPNSALRKYARVRLTNRLEVTAYIPGIGHNLQEHSVVLLRGGKVKDLAGVRYHIVRGALDTAGVANRMQARSKYGAKRPKAKK, from the coding sequence ATGCCAACTATTAATCAACTGGTTCGTAAAGGCCGTCAAGCCAAAATCGAAAAATCCAAATCTCCCGCTCTTCAAAAAGGGTTCAACGCCCTCAAGCGTGAGGCTACAAATTTGAGCGCCCCGCAGAAACGCGGTGTGTGCACTCGTGTAGGCACAATGACTCCACGTAAACCAAACTCAGCACTTCGTAAGTATGCCCGTGTTCGTTTGACGAACCGTCTTGAGGTGACTGCTTACATTCCGGGTATCGGACACAACCTTCAAGAGCACAGTGTAGTATTGCTGCGCGGAGGTAAAGTTAAGGACCTTGCAGGAGTTCGTTACCACATCGTTCGTGGTGCACTTGATACTGCAGGTGTTGCTAACCGGATGCAGGCTCGCTCCAAATATGGTGCGAAACGTCCTAAGGCTAAGAAATAA
- a CDS encoding ribosomal L7Ae/L30e/S12e/Gadd45 family protein produces the protein MTDDRGLQDAQVKIGSKQTVKAVELGQAAEVYVAEDGDQRLTSRIVMLCGKQGVKVTYVDTMLNLGKACGIEVGAAMAAVLKQ, from the coding sequence ATGACTGATGATAGAGGGTTACAGGATGCTCAGGTCAAGATCGGTTCCAAACAAACCGTCAAGGCGGTGGAGTTGGGCCAAGCCGCAGAAGTCTATGTGGCGGAGGACGGAGATCAACGGCTTACTTCCAGAATTGTTATGCTTTGCGGCAAACAAGGTGTGAAGGTCACATATGTGGACACCATGCTGAATTTGGGCAAGGCCTGCGGTATAGAAGTTGGTGCTGCTATGGCAGCCGTCTTAAAACAATAG
- the rpoC gene encoding DNA-directed RNA polymerase subunit beta' → MLDVNNFEFMKIGLASPEKIRSWSRGEVKKPETINYRTLKPEKEGLFCERIFGPQKDWECHCGKYKRVRYKGVVCDRCGVEVTRAKVRRERMGHIELAAPVSHIWYFKGIPSRMGLALDMSPRSLEEIIYFASYVVTDPGETPLEKKQLLSEKEYRSYREKYGYGFQAGMGAEAVKKLLQDIDIDKELEFLKEELRTAQGQRRNRAIKRLEVIEAFRNSGNKPDWMIMDVLPVIPPELRPMVQLDGGRFATSDLNDLYRRVINRNNRLKRLLDLGAPDIIVQNEKRMLQEAVDALIDNGRRGRPVTGPGNRPLKSLSHMLKGKQGRFRQNLLGKRVDYSGRSVIVVGPYLKMYQCGLPKKMALELFKPFVMKELVNKGLAHNIKSAKRKVERVSPEVWDVLEEVIREHPVLLNRAPTLHRLGIQAFEPILVEGHAIRLHPLVCTAYNADFDGDQMAVHVPLSAEAQAEARILMLASGNILNPKDGKPVVTPSQDMVLGTFYLTMDNKEEKGTGMILRTVNEAVSAYQRGTAGLHARVAIPVKALGKTNFTEAQQNALLITTVGKIIFNEIYPSSFPYINEATKTNLLQGTPEKYFIYEKGADVRELIMAAPEASAVGKEYLGLIIARCFETYHTTKTSVILDKIKQLGFTYSTRSGVTVAVSDVIVPEEKATILKESEAKVDVVANQYRRGLITNDERYDRVIEIWSKTKDELTNVLLKSMDRFNSIMLMVDSKARGNKSQITQLGGMRGLMATPSGRIFELPIKANFREGLTVLEYFISTHGARKGLADTALRTADSGYLTRRLVDVAQDVIVREEDCGTDKGFTVSRIQDGKEVIEDLYDRIEGRYSFETVRHPETKEILVHRNDLIDSDKAEAIVNAGVTKLQIRSVLSCRARHGVCKKCYGRNLATGKFVEIGEAVGIIAAQSIGEPGTQLTMRTFHTGGVAGDDITQGLPRIQELFEARNPKGQATISEIDGVVKEIRETKDRREIEVQGEAESKTYSITYGSRLRVSEGQEIEAGDELTDGSIDPKEMLRIKGIRGVQNYILQEVQRVYRNQGVEINDKHIEVMIKQMLRKIRIIDAGDTTLLPGAFADIHEYEAANKEAILSGKEPAVAKPVLLGITKASLETDSFLSAASFQETTRVLTDAAIKGKVDKLLGLKENVIIGKLIPAGTGMNRYRNVKLSDPNEESKQAALETVPAE, encoded by the coding sequence TTGTTGGACGTTAACAATTTTGAATTTATGAAAATCGGGCTCGCTTCCCCGGAAAAAATTCGTTCTTGGTCCCGCGGAGAAGTGAAAAAACCGGAAACCATCAACTATCGTACTTTGAAACCGGAAAAAGAGGGTCTTTTTTGCGAACGCATCTTTGGACCGCAAAAGGACTGGGAATGTCACTGTGGTAAATACAAACGCGTCCGTTATAAGGGCGTTGTGTGCGACCGCTGCGGCGTGGAAGTTACCCGCGCTAAAGTCCGCCGCGAACGTATGGGCCACATCGAGCTGGCAGCTCCGGTATCTCATATCTGGTACTTCAAAGGTATTCCGAGCCGTATGGGTCTGGCACTGGATATGTCTCCAAGATCGCTCGAAGAGATTATCTACTTTGCATCTTATGTTGTAACCGATCCGGGTGAAACTCCTTTGGAGAAGAAACAACTGCTATCTGAGAAAGAATACCGCAGCTACCGTGAGAAATACGGCTACGGCTTCCAGGCTGGCATGGGTGCTGAAGCCGTCAAAAAACTGCTTCAGGATATCGATATCGATAAAGAACTGGAATTCCTCAAAGAAGAGCTGCGCACGGCCCAAGGCCAGCGCCGTAACCGGGCGATCAAACGTCTCGAAGTTATTGAGGCTTTCCGCAACTCCGGCAACAAGCCAGACTGGATGATCATGGATGTACTTCCGGTTATTCCTCCGGAGCTTCGCCCTATGGTTCAGCTCGATGGCGGCCGTTTTGCTACGTCTGACCTTAATGACCTGTACCGCCGCGTAATTAACCGTAACAACCGTCTGAAGAGACTGCTGGATCTCGGTGCTCCTGATATTATCGTGCAGAATGAGAAACGGATGCTTCAGGAAGCTGTTGATGCCCTGATCGACAATGGCCGCCGCGGCCGTCCTGTAACAGGTCCTGGTAACCGTCCGCTCAAATCGCTCAGCCATATGCTGAAAGGTAAACAAGGACGTTTCCGCCAGAACTTGCTCGGTAAGCGCGTTGACTATTCCGGACGTTCCGTTATCGTCGTAGGACCTTACCTCAAGATGTACCAATGCGGTCTTCCAAAGAAGATGGCACTGGAACTCTTCAAACCGTTTGTAATGAAAGAATTGGTTAATAAGGGCCTTGCCCACAACATCAAGAGCGCAAAACGTAAGGTTGAGCGCGTAAGTCCTGAAGTCTGGGATGTGCTTGAAGAAGTAATCAGAGAACATCCGGTTCTGCTGAACCGTGCCCCTACACTGCATAGACTGGGTATACAGGCGTTTGAACCGATTCTGGTAGAAGGTCACGCGATCCGTCTTCACCCGCTCGTATGTACGGCATACAATGCCGACTTTGACGGTGACCAGATGGCGGTACACGTTCCTCTGTCCGCTGAAGCTCAAGCTGAAGCCCGTATTCTCATGCTGGCATCCGGTAACATCCTGAACCCTAAAGATGGTAAGCCGGTTGTTACACCTTCCCAGGATATGGTCCTTGGTACGTTCTATCTGACCATGGATAACAAGGAAGAAAAGGGAACGGGTATGATTCTGCGTACCGTGAACGAAGCTGTTTCAGCTTACCAACGCGGAACCGCTGGTCTGCATGCGCGTGTTGCTATTCCTGTTAAGGCACTGGGTAAAACCAACTTTACAGAAGCGCAGCAAAATGCATTGCTGATTACAACGGTGGGTAAGATTATCTTCAACGAAATCTATCCAAGCAGTTTCCCATATATCAATGAAGCTACCAAAACAAACCTGCTGCAGGGTACACCAGAGAAGTACTTCATCTATGAAAAAGGCGCGGATGTCCGCGAATTGATCATGGCTGCTCCGGAAGCCAGTGCTGTAGGTAAAGAATATCTGGGCCTAATCATTGCCCGCTGCTTCGAAACCTATCACACTACCAAGACTTCAGTAATTCTGGATAAAATTAAGCAGCTCGGCTTTACGTACTCTACACGTTCTGGTGTTACGGTTGCCGTATCAGACGTTATTGTGCCTGAGGAAAAAGCTACAATTCTTAAAGAATCCGAAGCTAAGGTTGATGTAGTAGCGAATCAATACCGCCGCGGTCTGATTACCAATGATGAACGGTATGACCGTGTTATCGAGATCTGGTCGAAGACTAAGGATGAACTTACGAACGTCCTGCTGAAATCGATGGATCGTTTCAACTCCATCATGCTCATGGTCGACTCCAAAGCGCGTGGTAACAAATCGCAGATCACCCAGCTCGGTGGTATGCGTGGTCTGATGGCTACCCCTTCGGGCCGGATTTTCGAATTGCCAATCAAAGCGAACTTCCGTGAAGGTCTGACCGTCCTCGAGTACTTTATTTCCACTCACGGAGCGCGTAAAGGTCTGGCCGATACAGCGCTGCGTACAGCGGATTCCGGGTACTTGACACGCCGTCTCGTTGACGTGGCTCAGGACGTAATCGTCCGCGAAGAAGATTGCGGTACCGATAAAGGCTTCACCGTCAGCCGGATTCAAGATGGCAAGGAAGTTATCGAGGATCTCTACGACCGTATTGAAGGCCGTTATTCCTTCGAAACTGTGCGTCATCCGGAAACGAAGGAAATCCTCGTTCACCGTAACGATCTGATTGACTCCGATAAGGCTGAAGCAATCGTGAATGCTGGCGTTACTAAATTGCAGATCCGCTCTGTACTGAGTTGCCGTGCCCGTCACGGTGTCTGCAAGAAGTGCTACGGTCGTAACCTGGCAACAGGTAAATTCGTGGAAATCGGGGAAGCTGTCGGCATTATTGCTGCACAATCCATTGGTGAACCAGGAACACAGCTTACCATGCGTACATTCCATACCGGTGGTGTTGCCGGAGACGATATCACGCAAGGTTTGCCGCGTATCCAAGAGTTGTTTGAAGCCCGTAACCCTAAAGGTCAGGCGACAATCAGTGAAATTGACGGCGTAGTTAAGGAAATTCGTGAAACCAAGGACCGTCGTGAAATCGAAGTCCAGGGTGAAGCGGAGTCCAAGACCTATTCCATCACTTACGGTTCCCGTCTGCGTGTCAGTGAGGGCCAGGAGATTGAAGCTGGTGATGAATTGACAGACGGTTCTATCGACCCTAAAGAAATGCTGCGCATCAAAGGGATCCGCGGGGTACAGAACTACATTCTGCAAGAAGTACAGCGTGTATACCGTAACCAGGGCGTTGAGATCAATGATAAGCATATTGAAGTTATGATCAAGCAGATGCTGCGTAAAATTCGTATTATCGATGCTGGAGATACCACTCTCCTGCCGGGTGCTTTTGCGGATATTCATGAATATGAAGCAGCCAACAAGGAAGCTATCCTGTCTGGTAAAGAACCTGCAGTTGCCAAACCGGTACTGCTCGGTATTACCAAAGCCTCTCTGGAAACAGACTCCTTCCTGTCTGCGGCCTCTTTCCAGGAAACTACCCGCGTCTTGACGGATGCAGCAATTAAGGGTAAAGTGGATAAGTTGCTCGGTCTTAAAGAAAATGTTATCATCGGTAAGCTGATTCCTGCAGGTACAGGTATGAATCGTTACCGTAATGTGAAACTTAGTGATCCGAATGAAGAAAGCAAGCAAGCCGCTTTAGAAACGGTTCCAGCTGAGTAA